One genomic region from Prevotella sp. Rep29 encodes:
- a CDS encoding gamma-glutamyl-gamma-aminobutyrate hydrolase family protein, whose amino-acid sequence MKRILFIALVCLCTFAASAQVKKGTVLAPKLQSLYDKADQAKPVKKSKKPVIGITTTLKGNSLSVGYDCPQSVKMAGGIPYLIPSTDDPALIEEIVSRLDAVLVTGGPDVDPAYYGAERHEFLGEVNDARDIFEFLLIKKAIEHKLPVFGICRGLQIINVAMGGTLYQDIPSDFPESELKHRQMDDSRTPAHIINILPNSLTAELFGTTELGVNSRHHQCIKDVAPGLRVTAWSPDGVPESLEGYPDYPIYALQSHPEIFVAKNGDMVAKRFFDLLIEKASKSKKRK is encoded by the coding sequence ATGAAAAGAATTCTATTTATCGCATTGGTCTGCCTCTGCACATTTGCAGCCAGCGCACAAGTCAAGAAAGGAACCGTTTTAGCTCCCAAGCTTCAGTCGCTCTACGACAAAGCCGACCAGGCTAAACCTGTCAAGAAATCCAAGAAACCCGTAATCGGCATTACGACGACACTGAAGGGCAACAGCCTCTCCGTCGGCTATGACTGTCCGCAGTCTGTCAAGATGGCAGGAGGCATTCCCTATCTGATTCCCTCCACGGACGACCCTGCTTTGATTGAAGAGATTGTTTCCCGTCTTGACGCTGTTCTCGTGACGGGCGGTCCCGACGTTGACCCGGCTTATTACGGTGCGGAGCGCCATGAGTTCCTGGGAGAGGTGAACGATGCGCGGGACATTTTCGAATTTCTCCTCATCAAGAAAGCCATTGAGCACAAGCTGCCGGTTTTCGGCATCTGTCGCGGGCTGCAAATCATCAATGTCGCCATGGGAGGCACGCTGTATCAGGACATTCCCTCCGACTTCCCGGAAAGCGAACTGAAACACCGACAGATGGATGACAGCCGCACGCCGGCACATATTATAAATATATTGCCGAACAGTCTGACAGCGGAGTTGTTCGGAACAACCGAATTGGGCGTCAACAGCCGTCACCACCAGTGCATCAAGGACGTGGCACCCGGTCTGCGCGTCACGGCATGGAGCCCCGACGGTGTACCCGAATCCCTCGAAGGCTATCCCGACTATCCCATCTACGCCCTTCAGTCACACCCCGAAATCTTCGTGGCAAAGAACGGCGACATGGTTGCAAAACGCTTCTTCGACCTCCTCATAGAGAAAGCTTCGAAGAGCAAGAAACGCAAATAA
- a CDS encoding NfeD family protein has translation MIEYLSQNVWLIWVLASIICLLLELTSGDLFILCFSIGALCSAVAAALGVGWVLQILIFAFFTLLSIFFVRPVALRWLHRNEDNRLSNADALMGRVGTVSETIEEGGYGRVAIDGDDWKAVALDGQSIGQGERVTVVGRESIILTVEKS, from the coding sequence ATGATAGAATATCTCTCACAGAATGTATGGTTGATATGGGTGCTTGCCAGCATTATCTGCCTTTTGCTTGAATTGACGTCGGGTGACCTTTTCATCCTCTGTTTCTCCATCGGAGCACTTTGTTCTGCCGTAGCGGCAGCGTTGGGTGTGGGATGGGTGTTGCAGATTCTTATTTTCGCCTTCTTCACGTTGTTGAGCATCTTCTTCGTGCGACCGGTTGCTTTGCGGTGGTTACACCGAAACGAAGATAACCGTCTGAGTAATGCCGATGCACTCATGGGGCGCGTCGGAACCGTGAGCGAGACCATCGAGGAAGGTGGCTACGGACGCGTGGCTATCGATGGAGACGACTGGAAGGCTGTCGCTCTCGACGGGCAGTCGATAGGACAAGGCGAACGGGTGACGGTCGTGGGTCGGGAGAGCATCATCCTGACGGTGGAAAAGTCATGA
- a CDS encoding carcinine hydrolase/isopenicillin-N N-acyltransferase family protein, translated as MRKKLFLTLCALLSAAVSLACTTAIVSGKMTADGRPLMFKTADGSAETLRTNIYIHNNSGKYAYIGCARLNFPTMNSIFYGQNEKGFAMVNNTAKDLDAPMSGTYTYGNIIRIALENCATVDEFEALLKTLSPFAYGSNYGCIDAAGNAAYFECGANGYKKFDVNDPAVAPKGYLVRSNYAISGDVNKGTGVSRFKKATELMEKSVAKGKVTYRQLLTFGSCLEHGLTGVNLYDMIPQDENTETPINFTDFIPRYTTGGMVVIQGVKPNENPLLTTSWLAMGNPLMTVVIPLWITPSGQLPASVGRNSEGRCTIGDWSMRLKDYVWAYKGGECYNYLALNRLINKRETGILQQVRKAEEPILEKGDELLRQFRAKGKVTDAYQSFYNWVDQYIQKEYTNIARSHQIRID; from the coding sequence ATGAGAAAGAAACTGTTTTTAACCCTTTGCGCACTATTGTCGGCAGCCGTCAGTCTTGCCTGCACGACAGCCATTGTTTCCGGCAAGATGACAGCCGACGGGCGCCCGCTGATGTTCAAGACAGCCGACGGCTCCGCGGAGACACTCCGCACGAACATCTATATCCACAACAATTCGGGTAAGTATGCCTATATCGGCTGCGCCCGCTTGAACTTCCCGACGATGAACAGCATCTTCTACGGGCAGAACGAAAAGGGCTTCGCCATGGTCAACAATACGGCGAAAGACCTGGATGCCCCGATGAGTGGCACCTACACCTACGGCAACATCATTCGCATAGCACTGGAAAACTGTGCGACGGTTGACGAGTTCGAGGCGCTGCTGAAGACACTTTCACCTTTTGCCTACGGCAGTAACTACGGTTGCATCGATGCCGCAGGCAATGCAGCCTACTTCGAATGCGGTGCGAACGGCTACAAGAAGTTCGACGTGAACGACCCCGCCGTTGCCCCGAAGGGATACCTCGTCCGCAGTAACTATGCCATCTCCGGCGATGTCAACAAGGGAACAGGTGTCTCCCGCTTCAAGAAAGCGACCGAGCTCATGGAAAAGAGCGTGGCAAAAGGAAAGGTCACCTATCGCCAACTGCTCACCTTCGGCTCGTGCTTAGAACACGGACTGACGGGTGTGAACCTGTATGACATGATTCCGCAGGACGAAAACACGGAAACGCCCATCAACTTCACCGACTTCATTCCCCGCTACACGACTGGCGGAATGGTGGTCATCCAGGGCGTGAAACCCAATGAGAATCCACTTCTTACGACCAGTTGGCTGGCGATGGGCAATCCGCTCATGACCGTCGTGATTCCACTATGGATTACACCTTCCGGACAACTGCCCGCCTCTGTGGGAAGAAACAGCGAAGGACGATGCACAATCGGAGACTGGTCGATGAGGCTGAAAGACTACGTCTGGGCATATAAAGGCGGAGAATGCTATAACTATCTTGCACTGAACCGCCTGATCAACAAACGAGAGACTGGTATTCTGCAACAAGTGAGAAAAGCCGAAGAACCGATATTGGAGAAAGGCGATGAACTGCTCAGGCAATTCCGTGCGAAAGGAAAAGTCACAGATGCCTACCAATCTTTCTACAACTGGGTGGATCAGTATATACAAAAGGAATATACGAACATAGCCCGCTCTCACCAAATCCGTATCGACTAA